One window of Nostoc sp. C052 genomic DNA carries:
- a CDS encoding ABC transporter permease, giving the protein MPRYLKVLRLFWGAAIAAELEYRINFFIATLSSLGNLAGSLFGLFLFYRTGYTFSGWTWEAALVVLGIFTLLQGFSATFLSSNLNRIVRHVQEGTLDFILLKPIRSQFWLSTHTLSPWGLPDLIFGSIIIGYAGKRLGIGIDGYLLGLLPLLFSLVILYSLWFMLGATSIWFVKIYNATEVLRGLLEAGRYPIAAYPTAYRFFFTFVMPVAFLTTVPAEVLLGRSEISWLIGAAILAMLLFFASTWFWRFALRFYTSASS; this is encoded by the coding sequence ATGCCAAGATATTTGAAAGTACTAAGACTATTTTGGGGTGCTGCGATCGCCGCAGAATTGGAATATCGGATTAATTTTTTCATAGCTACCCTCAGCAGCTTGGGAAATCTTGCTGGTAGCCTCTTTGGACTATTCTTGTTTTACCGGACTGGATACACTTTTAGTGGCTGGACATGGGAAGCAGCTTTAGTGGTTTTAGGAATTTTTACCTTACTCCAAGGATTTTCTGCTACTTTTCTGTCGTCGAACTTAAATCGTATTGTCCGCCATGTCCAGGAAGGCACTTTAGACTTTATTTTATTAAAACCTATTCGCAGTCAGTTTTGGCTTTCCACTCATACCCTTTCACCTTGGGGACTGCCGGATCTAATTTTTGGTAGTATTATCATTGGCTATGCAGGTAAACGCCTCGGTATAGGAATAGACGGCTATTTACTTGGTTTGTTGCCGTTATTGTTCAGCTTAGTGATTTTGTACAGCCTGTGGTTTATGCTGGGAGCAACAAGTATTTGGTTCGTAAAAATATACAACGCTACCGAAGTACTGCGTGGCTTGTTAGAAGCTGGGCGATATCCTATTGCTGCATATCCCACTGCTTACCGCTTTTTCTTCACCTTTGTGATGCCAGTAGCTTTTTTAACTACTGTACCAGCCGAAGTGCTGTTGGGTCGGAGTGAAATTAGCTGGTTGATAGGTGCGGCAATATTAGCAATGTTGTTGTTTTTTGCTTCTACTTGGTTTTGGCGGTTTGCGTTGCGGTTTTATACTAGTGCTTCGAGTTAG
- a CDS encoding DedA family protein, producing the protein MHLNLPDLITKIGYFGVWAIVFAESGLLIGFFLPGDSLLFTAGFLASLPQSGFNIWVLIFGAFVCAVLGDNVGYATGHRFGRKLFQKEDSWLFHKKHLVKTQDFYEKHGKKTLVLARFTPIIRTFAPIVAGLGAMHYRTFMSYNLIGGFLWTFGITFLGFFLGKSLPPEQVDKYLLPIIGLIIVISLLPSIIHVIQESRANKG; encoded by the coding sequence ATGCATTTAAATTTACCAGACCTAATTACAAAAATTGGCTACTTTGGGGTATGGGCAATTGTCTTTGCGGAATCTGGCTTGCTAATTGGTTTTTTTCTGCCAGGAGATAGTTTGCTATTTACGGCTGGATTTCTTGCATCTCTTCCACAATCAGGGTTTAACATTTGGGTTCTGATTTTTGGTGCTTTTGTTTGTGCAGTCCTTGGTGATAATGTTGGCTACGCTACAGGACACAGATTTGGTAGAAAATTATTTCAGAAAGAAGATTCATGGTTATTTCATAAAAAACACTTGGTAAAAACCCAGGATTTTTATGAAAAGCATGGCAAGAAAACGCTAGTTTTGGCGAGGTTTACACCGATTATTCGCACTTTTGCGCCGATTGTGGCTGGACTTGGGGCGATGCATTACCGTACATTTATGTCTTACAACTTAATCGGTGGATTCTTGTGGACATTCGGAATCACCTTTTTAGGATTTTTCTTAGGAAAATCTCTGCCACCTGAACAGGTAGATAAGTATTTGTTACCGATTATTGGCTTAATTATAGTTATTTCTTTACTACCATCGATTATCCATGTAATTCAAGAAAGTCGAGCAAATAAAGGTTAA